The region GAACCTCTACGGGCTGCGGGCCGGCGCGGTCTGTACCGTCTACGCCAACCGCGAGACCGGCGAGTTCCGGACCGAAGGCGAATCGCGCGCGGCCGAGACGGCGTCGCTCGCGACGCATCTCCTGGCGAAGATGGACGAGGTCAAGCGCGAGGCCGGCGCCGATCGGTGGCACGCCGGACTGTCGATCGAGTAACGCCGAGCGGCTGAACGGCCGTTTTCGTCTCAGTCTCGCATCCGAACGATCCCGTCCTCGAAGACCTTCCGGTTCGGCACGATGTACTCCTCCGAATCGTCCTCGATCTTCGTGACGAACAGATCGACCTCCTGAACGATCCCGGTCTGCTCGCCGATTCGGACCTGGTCGCCGATCCCGTAGGGCTGGTTGAGCAGGAGGTAGATCCCCGCCGCGCTCGAGACGAGGAAATCCTTGAAGGCGACGGTGCCGACGATGACGACGCCGACGGCGTACACCGTCAGCAGGATTAGCAGCGCCAGGACGTGGACGCCGATCTGGCCCAGGGCGATGATGAAGGTGACGTAGAGGACGGAGTACTTGACCACCTTCGGGAGCAAGGAGACCTCGGGGAGTTTGACCCCGCGTAAGTACTCGCTGACGATCAGCTCCGACTTGTCCGCGACGATGAACCCGAGGATGAGCACTAAGACGGCGATGAACAGCTGTGGGATGAACTCCGTGACCCGCAGCCAGAAGGCGTCCGTGTCCAGCAGCTGCGCGATGTGGATCGCGGTCAGGACCGCGATGCCGTAGATGAACCACGAACTCAGCCGCGCGACGATCTCGACCGTCGAGGTGCCGATCGACTGGGCCGTCCGCTCGAACGGCGTCCCTTCGACGGCCCCGGGCACGCCCGAGGCGGCCAGCAACTCCTCGTTGAGCCGGCCGACGAGATAGCCGACCACGAGTCCGAGCGCCAGTACCGCCGCCGCGATGACGGCCGGCTCGTTGACGAACGACTGCCAGTTGACCATATCAGTACGCCTCCGGATCGACCTCCAGAATGAGCTCTCCGGCCTTGAACGCCCGGACGAGTCCGTCGCTCTCGGAGAGAACGATCGAAATCGCATTGGTGTCCCGCGTGATCGCGGCGCCGGACATGTGCCGCGCCCCCAGCCCCTTCGGAATGTCGATCCCCTCCGCGGACGGCTCGAGGTAGCGGTACGCCGAGACAATCTTGCCCGCGTCGGAGATGACGAACGCGCCGTCGAGCCGCGAGAATTCCTTGAGCATCACGTTCACGATCGGATCGCCGACGTGGACGTGAGACTTCTCGAAGGGGTTGTACGAGAGGGGCCGAGACTTGTTCATCACCTTCCCCGCGTCGCCGACGACGAACAGCGCGCCCACGGGCTTGCCCTTCTGTCCCTTCTGGCCCAACTCGATCGCCAGTTCGAGGACCGCCTTGGTCACCTCCGAGTCGGCCCGGGACTTGACGAACATGTCGTAGATCCCCGTGTGGGTCTCCGCGTCCGCCCGGACGCGCGAGACGGTATCGATCCCGTCTCCGAAGACGCTCGTCGCGCAGGCCAACTCGTCGCCGTCCTCGATCACTCCTTGTTCCAGCGCGCCTTCCAGGCCGAAGCGGATGCGCTCCGTGATGGCTTCGAATTCCAGGGGGAGTTCGACGAACGTCTCCGCGCCCACGGCGTTTTCCGTGCCGACGACGATCACATCGACGTCGTCGACCGACGCGAACTGTTCGTAGTAAGATCCGCTCGGCGAAAAGAGAACGACTGCATCGATACTCGCAAAGAGTTCCCCGAAGACGTCGTCTAACCCGGCCATTGCTCGTATAAGTCGTTTCCGCGCGAATAAGCGTTGTGGGACGTCAGACGCTTGTCTGTCGATTATCTACGGATTTAACTGGGTTCAATTATCTGTCACTGACTCGTCGGTCGGCTCGGAGTCCGTCCCGTCGCGGTCGCCATACTCGCGTTCGAAAGCGATCGGATCGGGGCCGAGAACCGTCGTGACGCCACCGCCGCGGCGACGGATCATCGGGACGCCCCCGCGGTCGGGATCAGACCCGGGCCCTTCGTCGCCACCGTCACCGTCGGCGCCCCGATCACCGTCCGTCCCGTCGGTCGGCCGCCTGGCGTCGCCCGCCGCGGACTCAGATTGCGCGAGTGCGCGGCCGGCCCACGCGGCTTCCGCGCGGATTTCGCGGAGGTGCCGAACCGCGTCGCGACGCGTCGCGGGTTCGAGGTCACCGTCGCGGGCGGCCTGGCGGACGGTCGCGAGGAGCGTCCGCGCCGTCGCGTCGATCGTCGCGAGCCGCACGCGGAAGGCGGGCCGGACCGCGTCGGAGCCGGACCCGTACGCTCGGACGATCGAGTCGGTCGATACGTCTCGTCGGTCGGGGCCTTCGAGACCCCGCGAATTGTCGTCTGACATGGCGTTCGTCGTTCGAATGCGGGAGTTG is a window of Natrinema salifodinae DNA encoding:
- a CDS encoding mechanosensitive ion channel family protein; translation: MVNWQSFVNEPAVIAAAVLALGLVVGYLVGRLNEELLAASGVPGAVEGTPFERTAQSIGTSTVEIVARLSSWFIYGIAVLTAIHIAQLLDTDAFWLRVTEFIPQLFIAVLVLILGFIVADKSELIVSEYLRGVKLPEVSLLPKVVKYSVLYVTFIIALGQIGVHVLALLILLTVYAVGVVIVGTVAFKDFLVSSAAGIYLLLNQPYGIGDQVRIGEQTGIVQEVDLFVTKIEDDSEEYIVPNRKVFEDGIVRMRD
- the dacZ gene encoding diadenylate cyclase DacZ, with the protein product MAGLDDVFGELFASIDAVVLFSPSGSYYEQFASVDDVDVIVVGTENAVGAETFVELPLEFEAITERIRFGLEGALEQGVIEDGDELACATSVFGDGIDTVSRVRADAETHTGIYDMFVKSRADSEVTKAVLELAIELGQKGQKGKPVGALFVVGDAGKVMNKSRPLSYNPFEKSHVHVGDPIVNVMLKEFSRLDGAFVISDAGKIVSAYRYLEPSAEGIDIPKGLGARHMSGAAITRDTNAISIVLSESDGLVRAFKAGELILEVDPEAY